One part of the Musa acuminata AAA Group cultivar baxijiao chromosome BXJ1-5, Cavendish_Baxijiao_AAA, whole genome shotgun sequence genome encodes these proteins:
- the LOC135674931 gene encoding protein DROOPING LEAF-like, whose amino-acid sequence MVHAHSCEHRRSGYRFSPSLLLPLTLLPPPPPPLLLLLLLLLLLLLLPVVMDSVSPAEHLCYVRCTYCNTVLAVGVPCKPVMDTITVRCGHCNHLSFLSSRTMVQSHSCNDFQMGLQGACADCLRGQASSSSSSSSTSSEQTTQKPTFVVKPPEKKHRMPSAYNRFMREEIQRIKASKPDIPHREAFSMAAKNWAKCDPRCSIIVSTSGDDKLSPTEQVESSSSPTMESSSLYKQMEEED is encoded by the exons ATGGTGCATGCCCATTCCTGTGAGCACAGGAGAAGTGGATACCGCTtctctccctctcttctccttcctctgaccctgcttcctcctcctcctcctcctcttcttcttcttcttcttcttcttcttcttcttcttcttcttcctgtggTCATGGATTCGGTCTCTCCCGCGGAGCACCTGTGTTACGTGCGTTGCACCTACTGCAACACTGTGCTTGCG GTTGGAGTCCCATGCAAGCCGGTGATGGACACGATCACCGTGAGATGTGGCCACTGCAACCATCTCTCCTTCCTCAGCTCCAGAACCATGGTGCAGTCCCATAGCTGCAACGATTTCCAGATGGGCCTTCAG GGTGCTTGTGCTGATTGCCTGAGGGGCCAagcttcgtcttcctcctcctcctcctcaacttCAAGCGAACAAACCACTCAAAAACCAACCTTCGTTGTGAAAC CTCCCGAGAAGAAACACAGAATGCCTTCAGCTTATAATCGCTTCATGAG GGAGGAGATTCAGCGAATCAAAGCTTCTAAACCCGATATTCCTCACCGAGAAGCTTTTAGCATGGCTGCAAAGAAC TGGGCAAAGTGTGATCCTCGTTGCTCGATCATTGTTTCCACATCTGGTGATGATAAGCTGTCTCCTACTGAACAAGTG GAAAGCAGCAGTTCCCCTACAATGGAAAGCTCCAGTTTATACAAGCAGATGGAAGAGGAGGATTAG